A section of the Budorcas taxicolor isolate Tak-1 chromosome 17, Takin1.1, whole genome shotgun sequence genome encodes:
- the ZNF605 gene encoding zinc finger protein 605: MIKSQISFEDVAVNFTLEEWQLLNPTQKILYRDVMLENYSNLVLLGYQVIKPETIFKLEQEKPWLLDEEILSQNFSEKVWLDNNLKMWHQDNQDKLKSLERGHEYDIFERMFHLGINFDHLGMRSHKCGTSEKSVKHPFDFLIPKSNCERKKLDELNRKLLFCIKPARTYGGIKYSDGNTCRKVSSKEPGLIMSHIPHTGVCLCMECGKVFNKKSQLIIHQRTHTGEKPYGCRDCGKAFSQKSLLTIHQRTHSGEKPYGCGECQKAFSRKSLLILHQRTHTGEKPYGCSDCGKAFSRKSQLKRHQITHTIEKPYGCSDCGKVFSQKLKLITHQRTHTGEKPYRCSDCGKAFFWKSQLVTHQRVHTGKKPYACSECKKAFSRNSLLIRHQRIHTGEKPYECSECGEAFIRKPQLVKHQMTHTGEKNYQCSNCEEAFFKKSELIKHQKVHLGEKPYGCVECGKTFFGKSQLLTHQRTHTGEKPYECSACGKAFTQKSSLVSHQRTHTGEKPYECSECGKTFSEKSSLIHHQRTHTGEKPFECGECRKAFAWKPQLLRHQRIHTGEKPYGCSECGKAFVQKVQLIKHQRNHTGEKTYGCNDCAKAFFEKAQLIIHQRIHTGERPYKCEECGKSFTRKSHLMRHQRIHTGDKYCGCSECGTVFHRKAQLLIHQRSHML, translated from the exons ATGATCAAGTCACAG ATATCGTTTGAAGATGTGGCTGTGAATTTCACATTGGAGGAGTGGCAGCTGCTTAATCCTACTCAGAAGATCTTGTACAGAGACGTGATGTTGGAGAACTATAGCAATCTAGTTTTATTGG GTTATCAAGTTATCAAACCTGAGACCATCTTCAAGCTGGAGCAAGAAAAGCCATGGTTATTAGATGAAGAAATCCTAAGTCAAAACTTCTCAG aaaaagTCTGGCTAGATAATAATCTCAAAATGTGGCATCAGGATAATCAAGACAAGCTTAAAAGTTTGGAGAGAGGCCATGAATATGACATCTTTGAGAGAATGTTTCATTTAGGCATTAACTTTGATCATTTAGGAATGAGATCCCATAAATGTGGCACAAGTGAAAAAAGTGTGAAGCATCCTTTTGATTTTCTTATTCCAAAAAGTAActgtgaaagaaagaaacttgatGAGCTTAATaggaaattattattttgtattaaacCTGCCAGAACTTATGGTGGAATAAAATACTCTGATGGCAATACATGTAGAAAAGTCAGCAGTAAAGAGCCAGGACTCATTATGAGCCATATACCACACACAGGAGTCTGTTTGTGCATGGAATGTGGCAAGGTTTTTAATAAAAAGTCACAGCTCATTATACATCAAAGAACTCATACAGGAGAGAAGCCCTATGGATGCCGGGACTGTGGGAAAGCTTTCTCCCAGAAGTCATTGCTCACTATTCATCAAAGGACTCATTCAGGAGAAAAACCATATGGGTGTGGGGAATGTCAGAAAGCTTTCAGTAGGAAGTCACTGCTCATTTTACATCAGAGAACTCACACAGGAGAGAAGCCCTATGGCTGCAGTGACTGCGGGAAAGCCTTCAGCAGGAAGTCACAGCTTAAAAGACATCAGATAACCCATACGATAGAGAAGCCCTATGGCTGCAGTGACTGTGGGAAAGTCTTCTCCCAGAAATTAAAGCTCATTACACATCAGAGGACACACACAGGCGAGAAGCCCTACAGATGTAGTGATTGTGGAAAAGCCTTCTTTTGGAAGTCACAGCTTGTTACTCATCAGAGGGTTCATACGGGGAAGAAGCCATATGCCTGTAGTGAGTGTAAAAAAGCCTTCAGCAGGAACTCACTCCTCATTAGGCATCAGAGGATccatacaggagagaaaccctatgaatgcaGTGAATGTGGTGAAGCCTTCATCAGAAAACCACAACTTGTTAAACATCAAATGACTCATACAGGAGAGAAGAACTATCAGTGCAGTAATTGTGAGGAAGCCTTCTTTAAGAAGTCAGAACTAATTAAACATCAAAAGGTTCATTTAGGAGAAAAACCCTATGGATGTGTTGAATGTGGAAAAACCTTCTTTGGAAAGTCACAGCTCCTGACACATCAAAgaactcacactggagagaaaccttatgaatgtagtgcctgtgggaaagccttcactCAGAAGTCCAGCCTGGTGTCCCATCAGAGGACACATACAGGGGAGAAACCTTAtgaatgcagtgaatgtgggaaaacCTTCAGTGAGAAGTCAAGTCTCATTCACCATCAGAGAACccatactggagaaaaaccctTCGAATGTGGTGAGTGTAGGAAAGCTTTTGCCTGGAAGCCACAGCTTCTTAggcatcagagaattcatacaggGGAGAAACCCTATGGATGCAGTGAATGTGGAAAGGCATTTGTTCAGAAAGTACAGCTCATTAAACATCAGAGAAATCATACAGGAGAGAAGACCTATGGATGCAAtgactgtgcaaaagctttctttGAGAAGGCACAGCTCATTatacatcagagaattcatacaggAGAGAGACCCTATAAATGTGAGGAATGTGGGAAGTCTTTCACTAGGAAGTCACACCTTATGAGGCATCAGAGGATCCATACAGGGGATAAGTACTGTGGATGCAGTGAATGTGGGACTGTCTTCCACAGGAAGGCGCAGCTCCTGATTCATCAGAGAAGTCATATGCTGTAG